The following are encoded together in the Poseidonibacter lekithochrous genome:
- a CDS encoding LysE family translocator, giving the protein MLNFSPYFNEFLIVAFAMFVALLSPGPDFAMVLKQSVTQGRKASIYSSIGIGLGISVHVVYTILGIGLIISKSIVLFSIVKFLGAFYLIYIGYKSLKSSGFELQADQTNTVKQVSNKKSFMMGFLCNALNPKATLFFLSLFTVIISIDTPIYIQSIYGVFCIFATMAWFTFLSLVLSQDKVRRFFNNFGKWFDRTVGVVLISLGITIAFSK; this is encoded by the coding sequence ATGTTGAATTTTTCACCATATTTTAACGAATTTCTAATTGTAGCTTTTGCTATGTTTGTAGCATTACTATCACCAGGACCAGATTTTGCAATGGTGTTAAAACAAAGTGTTACACAAGGAAGAAAAGCTTCCATTTATTCAAGCATTGGTATAGGATTAGGAATCTCTGTACATGTAGTATATACAATTTTAGGAATTGGACTTATTATTTCAAAATCAATTGTTTTGTTTAGTATAGTTAAATTTCTTGGTGCTTTTTATCTAATATATATTGGATATAAAAGTCTTAAATCTTCAGGCTTTGAACTGCAAGCAGATCAAACTAATACTGTAAAACAAGTAAGTAATAAGAAATCATTTATGATGGGATTCTTGTGTAATGCACTAAATCCAAAAGCAACATTGTTTTTCTTATCTTTATTTACAGTAATAATTAGTATTGATACACCAATATACATCCAGTCTATATATGGAGTATTTTGTATCTTTGCAACAATGGCATGGTTTACTTTCCTATCATTGGTTTTAAGTCAAGACAAGGTAAGAAGATTTTTTAATAACTTTGGAAAATGGTTCGATAGAACCGTAGGAGTTGTGCTTATCTCACTGGGGATAACAATCGCATTTTCAAAATAA
- a CDS encoding AraC family transcriptional regulator, protein MKKKNDSVYQSKFWRPIPQNDIILNKSLFQNYGFEKHIHEEYAIGVIEQGCIDGFVDGSTKIINKSSIMTINPDTAHSNWAHDNSAYSQSALYLNPSFLSTLLEENFKSKPVHFKSGLIENEALANEFLSLTSAYEKGDLSSLDFECQLVEILNKILLINTTASEQKTLSKHDLAIFRAKEFMQDNLDNDITLDNISEQLDISKYHFLRLFKEHTFFSPHAYLMLKRIEKAKKLLQKGHSLVDVAYSCGFNDQSHLTKRFKAVVGITPGEYQKFFL, encoded by the coding sequence ATGAAAAAGAAAAATGATTCAGTTTATCAATCAAAATTTTGGCGACCGATTCCTCAAAATGATATCATATTAAATAAATCCCTATTTCAAAACTATGGCTTTGAAAAACATATCCATGAGGAGTATGCTATAGGTGTTATAGAACAAGGATGTATTGATGGTTTTGTAGATGGAAGTACAAAGATAATAAACAAGTCATCAATCATGACTATAAATCCTGATACTGCACATTCAAACTGGGCTCATGACAATAGTGCATATTCACAATCTGCACTATATTTAAATCCCTCTTTCTTATCAACACTTCTAGAAGAGAATTTCAAATCTAAACCTGTTCATTTTAAATCAGGGCTTATAGAAAATGAAGCATTAGCTAATGAATTTTTATCGCTAACTTCAGCTTATGAAAAAGGTGATTTATCATCACTAGATTTTGAGTGTCAATTAGTAGAAATACTAAATAAAATACTATTAATTAATACAACAGCTAGTGAGCAAAAAACTCTAAGTAAACATGATTTAGCAATTTTTAGAGCAAAAGAATTTATGCAAGATAATCTAGATAATGACATAACACTAGATAATATCTCGGAGCAACTTGATATATCAAAATATCATTTTTTACGTTTATTCAAAGAGCATACTTTTTTTTCACCCCATGCTTATTTGATGTTAAAACGAATAGAAAAAGCAAAAAAGCTTTTACAAAAAGGCCACTCACTTGTAGATGTTGCTTATTCTTGTGGATTTAATGACCAAAGTCACTTAACAAAAAGATTTAAAGCAGTAGTTGGAATTACACCTGGAGAATATCAAAAATTCTTTCTTTAG
- a CDS encoding aldolase catalytic domain-containing protein, giving the protein MIERKGSILTVREDIKVFDCTIRDGGLVNNFHFTDDFVKAHYETCVAAGVDYMEIGKNNSPSIMSEEEFGKWNFCKEEDIRKIVGENDTNMKIAVMSDIGRTVNSELLPKEESVVDMIRIATYIHQIPAAIELVEEAHAKGYETTINIMAISKSFDQELDEVLEAVSNSSVDVIYIADSFGSFYPEQINRLTEKYLKIAEAKGKKIGIHAHNNMQLAYANTIEALTYGTSYLDVTISGLGRGAGNCPMELLIGFLKNPKYKLMPVLKFIEEFIIPLEKELDWGYSIPYMLTGQLNEHPRPAMKARDEKDDNYREFYRNLLAE; this is encoded by the coding sequence ATGATTGAGAGAAAAGGTTCAATACTTACAGTAAGAGAAGACATCAAAGTTTTTGATTGTACTATTAGAGATGGTGGATTAGTAAACAATTTCCACTTTACAGATGATTTTGTAAAAGCACACTACGAAACTTGTGTAGCTGCTGGTGTTGACTATATGGAAATTGGAAAAAACAATTCTCCATCGATTATGAGTGAAGAAGAATTTGGTAAATGGAATTTCTGTAAAGAAGAAGATATTAGAAAAATCGTTGGTGAAAATGATACTAATATGAAAATAGCTGTTATGTCTGATATTGGTAGAACAGTAAACTCTGAACTTCTTCCAAAAGAAGAAAGTGTTGTAGATATGATTAGAATCGCAACATACATTCACCAAATCCCAGCAGCAATTGAACTTGTTGAAGAAGCCCATGCAAAAGGTTATGAAACAACTATTAATATTATGGCTATTTCAAAATCATTTGATCAAGAGTTAGATGAAGTATTAGAAGCAGTTAGTAACTCAAGTGTTGATGTTATTTACATTGCTGATAGTTTTGGTTCATTCTACCCTGAGCAAATCAACAGACTAACTGAAAAGTATTTAAAAATTGCAGAAGCTAAGGGTAAAAAAATTGGTATTCATGCACACAACAATATGCAATTAGCATATGCAAATACTATTGAAGCCTTAACATACGGAACTAGCTACTTAGACGTAACTATTTCTGGATTAGGAAGAGGTGCTGGAAACTGTCCTATGGAACTATTAATCGGATTCTTAAAAAATCCAAAATATAAATTAATGCCAGTATTAAAATTCATTGAAGAATTTATAATCCCATTAGAAAAAGAACTAGACTGGGGTTACTCAATTCCATACATGTTAACTGGACAATTAAACGAACATCCAAGACCAGCTATGAAAGCTAGGGATGAAAAAGATGATAACTATAGAGAATTCTATAGAAACTTATTAGCTGAATAA
- a CDS encoding MOSC domain-containing protein, producing MSGKIVSLLISKDVKSPMQKVNQIVLEEGKGIFGDRYYEQKGTFSTEGKVQPDRDVTLIEVENIDEFNKQFDESLTGEDFRRNIVISNCDLNNLVDKEFQIGKVVLKGVRLCKPCEYLSDKLGNEKLVDSMSDKAGLRATIIKGGSIDMTSQVEV from the coding sequence ATGTCAGGTAAAATAGTAAGTCTTCTTATTTCAAAAGATGTTAAAAGCCCAATGCAAAAAGTTAACCAAATTGTTTTAGAAGAAGGAAAAGGTATCTTTGGTGATAGATACTATGAACAAAAAGGAACTTTTTCAACAGAAGGCAAAGTACAACCTGACAGAGATGTTACTTTAATTGAGGTTGAGAATATTGATGAGTTTAATAAACAATTTGATGAAAGTCTTACAGGTGAAGATTTCAGAAGAAATATAGTTATTTCAAATTGTGACTTAAATAATTTAGTTGATAAAGAGTTTCAAATAGGAAAAGTAGTATTAAAAGGTGTAAGATTATGTAAACCTTGTGAGTACTTATCTGATAAACTTGGTAATGAAAAACTAGTAGATAGTATGTCAGATAAAGCTGGATTAAGAGCTACAATTATAAAAGGTGGAAGTATTGATATGACTTCACAAGTTGAAGTTTAA
- a CDS encoding sensor histidine kinase, producing MRNEFIKDIVLLYVEDDDLIRTELEYYLRSNVEKVIAASNGKEGYELYKKHKPDIIITDIKMNIMSGLEMSSLIREEDKTTPIIITSAYSDNKYLQKAIEIGINTFLLKPLNLMQLYCTMKITSDNIKLQRENTQTINELNETQSRLVKADKMANLGKLVAGVTHEINTPIGVGFTSVSHLEEITRRIKKSYSNEEMTQEDFEAYLSSSEDLSKMIFLNLKRASKLISSFKEVAVDQTHDEKREFKVKEYLDEVIFSLNYIIKKTHLVVKVHCDEKLVINSFPGAFSQVFTNFIMNSINHAYSKNDKGCITIDIEIINDKVQIIYCDDGKGISSEKLEKIFVPFYTTRKKSGGTGLGLSIVKDIVNITLKGNISCSSIENKGTSFTIEIPYK from the coding sequence ATGAGAAATGAATTTATAAAAGACATTGTTTTATTATATGTTGAAGATGATGATCTTATTAGAACAGAATTAGAATATTATTTGAGATCTAATGTTGAAAAAGTAATTGCAGCTTCTAATGGTAAAGAAGGTTATGAATTATATAAAAAACATAAACCTGATATTATAATTACTGATATCAAAATGAATATTATGAGTGGATTAGAAATGAGTTCGCTTATTCGAGAAGAAGATAAAACTACTCCAATTATTATAACATCTGCATATTCAGATAATAAATATTTACAAAAAGCTATTGAAATAGGTATTAACACTTTTTTATTAAAACCATTAAATCTAATGCAACTTTATTGTACTATGAAAATCACAAGTGATAATATTAAACTACAAAGAGAAAACACCCAAACAATTAATGAATTAAATGAAACTCAATCTCGTTTAGTTAAAGCTGATAAAATGGCTAACCTTGGGAAGTTAGTAGCTGGTGTAACACATGAAATAAATACCCCCATTGGTGTTGGATTTACAAGTGTTTCCCACTTAGAAGAGATCACTAGAAGAATAAAAAAATCTTACTCAAATGAGGAAATGACTCAAGAAGATTTTGAAGCTTATTTATCTTCCTCTGAAGACTTATCAAAAATGATTTTCTTGAATTTAAAAAGAGCATCAAAACTAATTTCTTCTTTTAAAGAAGTAGCAGTAGATCAAACCCACGATGAAAAAAGGGAATTTAAAGTAAAAGAGTATTTAGATGAGGTTATTTTTAGTTTAAATTATATTATCAAAAAAACTCATTTAGTAGTAAAAGTGCATTGTGATGAAAAGTTAGTGATAAACTCTTTTCCCGGTGCATTTTCACAAGTTTTTACTAATTTTATTATGAATTCAATTAATCACGCTTACAGTAAAAATGATAAAGGATGTATTACTATTGATATTGAAATAATTAATGATAAAGTACAAATTATCTATTGTGATGATGGAAAAGGCATTTCTTCTGAAAAATTGGAAAAAATATTTGTACCTTTTTATACAACACGAAAAAAATCTGGCGGTACGGGACTTGGTCTAAGTATTGTAAAAGACATAGTTAATATAACACTAAAAGGGAATATATCTTGTTCTAGTATTGAAAATAAAGGTACTAGTTTTACAATAGAAATTCCATATAAATAA
- a CDS encoding TIGR00266 family protein: MNSHEIDYTIIGSDIQAVEVELDPNETVIAEAGAMCWMDSGIRFEAKAGDGSDMDEGIFSKMFGMGKRMITGESLFLTHFTNEGEGKKRVTFNAPYPGKIIPIDLSESGKLICQKDSFLCAARGTKIDVTFSKKIGAGLFGGEGFILQSIQGDGNAFIHAGGAVVEKELKGEKLIVDTGCLVAFEDGIDYDIQAAGNLKSMIFGGESVFLATLEGHGKVYLQSLPFSKLADRVLQNASSDGMSHVAKEID; this comes from the coding sequence ATGAATTCACATGAAATAGATTACACGATTATAGGCTCTGACATTCAAGCAGTTGAAGTTGAACTAGACCCAAATGAAACAGTTATTGCAGAAGCTGGAGCTATGTGTTGGATGGATTCTGGCATAAGATTTGAAGCAAAAGCTGGAGATGGTTCAGATATGGATGAGGGAATATTTTCTAAAATGTTTGGCATGGGTAAAAGAATGATAACTGGGGAATCTTTATTTCTAACTCATTTTACAAATGAAGGTGAGGGTAAAAAAAGAGTGACTTTTAATGCTCCTTATCCTGGAAAAATAATACCAATTGACTTATCAGAAAGTGGAAAATTAATATGTCAAAAAGATTCTTTTTTATGTGCTGCTCGTGGTACAAAAATAGATGTTACTTTTTCTAAAAAAATTGGAGCTGGATTATTTGGAGGAGAGGGTTTTATTCTTCAATCTATTCAAGGTGATGGAAATGCTTTTATTCATGCAGGTGGTGCAGTTGTTGAAAAAGAGTTAAAGGGTGAGAAACTAATAGTTGATACTGGATGTTTAGTAGCTTTTGAAGATGGAATTGATTATGATATTCAAGCTGCTGGAAATCTTAAGTCTATGATTTTTGGTGGGGAGAGTGTATTTTTAGCTACTTTAGAAGGTCACGGAAAAGTATATTTACAATCTTTACCATTCTCAAAATTAGCAGATAGAGTATTGCAAAATGCTTCTAGTGATGGTATGTCACATGTTGCAAAAGAGATAGATTAA
- a CDS encoding ribonuclease H family protein: MNIDNKFIELISHDDTLNKEQFKILDLPFPALENWKELALQKEVSRNDANMLMLLKGKLALTAQKQIIKNYLMVLEFNNIKTKKTEELKTTKVAPTSEPSTQIDENHEYVRIYCDGACSGNPGKSGSGLAIYSNERNPVLLHGAYEENGTNNTAELNALHQALIIAEQTHSENIISIFSDSKYSIDCITTWAYGWKAKGWTKKSGEIKNLELIKSAHGLYEKIKDKIEIKHVKGHAGIEGNELADRMAVHTIKAKNKNYEFFSYNQIQDVLSLTSY; the protein is encoded by the coding sequence ATGAATATTGATAATAAATTTATTGAGTTAATATCTCATGATGATACTTTAAACAAAGAGCAATTCAAGATCCTAGATTTGCCATTCCCTGCTTTAGAGAATTGGAAAGAATTAGCATTACAAAAAGAAGTATCAAGAAATGATGCAAATATGCTAATGTTGTTAAAGGGGAAATTAGCCCTAACTGCACAAAAACAAATTATAAAAAACTATCTTATGGTTTTAGAGTTTAATAATATTAAAACTAAAAAAACAGAAGAGTTAAAAACAACAAAAGTAGCTCCTACTTCAGAACCATCTACACAAATAGACGAGAATCATGAATATGTAAGAATATATTGTGATGGAGCTTGTTCTGGAAACCCTGGAAAATCTGGTAGTGGATTAGCTATATATTCAAATGAAAGAAACCCTGTATTACTCCATGGAGCTTATGAAGAAAATGGTACAAATAATACTGCTGAGTTAAATGCATTACATCAAGCTTTAATTATTGCTGAACAAACTCATAGTGAAAATATCATCTCTATATTCTCTGATTCAAAATATAGTATTGATTGTATTACTACTTGGGCTTATGGCTGGAAAGCTAAAGGTTGGACTAAAAAAAGTGGAGAGATTAAAAATCTTGAACTTATTAAATCTGCACATGGTTTATATGAAAAGATTAAAGATAAAATCGAAATAAAACATGTAAAAGGTCATGCAGGAATTGAAGGTAATGAATTAGCCGATAGAATGGCAGTTCATACAATTAAAGCTAAAAATAAAAACTATGAGTTTTTCTCTTATAATCAAATACAAGATGTTCTTTCATTAACATCTTACTAA
- a CDS encoding transcriptional antiterminator Rof, with protein MYNPISCDFFDQLNVAMQRKIPSTIIYLENETNEEQFTLEGIVKTMEVVDGKEFLVLETKEKVRLDLVIKFNGRRHRED; from the coding sequence ATGTACAATCCAATATCATGTGATTTCTTTGATCAACTAAATGTTGCAATGCAAAGAAAAATACCATCAACAATAATCTATTTAGAAAATGAAACTAATGAAGAACAGTTTACTTTAGAAGGTATAGTTAAAACTATGGAAGTAGTAGATGGAAAAGAGTTTTTAGTATTAGAAACAAAAGAAAAAGTTAGACTTGATTTAGTTATCAAATTTAATGGTAGAAGACATAGAGAAGACTAA
- a CDS encoding lysophospholipid acyltransferase family protein — translation MNFKQISIAIYATYLTNKYGFKLKKARNEEEKIKLRYEYATILLSKLNITIDVINKEKIPKDGQYLLVSNHRSILDPLIVEVALQDSNITGSWVAKKELYNSFFFGAFTRNAGSILLDREASNMSKFFKDTKEVVKQGKSIYIFPEGTRNKTDNVIGEFKEGSRIIALKNRLPLLPVFIKSNAHDVLKEAIINRTENLSIQIEIGDIIEYKDKTPLEENYKNRFNIK, via the coding sequence TTGAATTTCAAACAAATAAGCATAGCTATATATGCAACTTACCTAACAAATAAATATGGATTTAAACTAAAAAAAGCAAGAAATGAAGAAGAAAAAATAAAATTAAGATATGAATATGCAACAATCTTACTTTCAAAATTAAATATTACTATTGATGTTATAAATAAAGAAAAAATACCAAAAGATGGGCAGTACTTACTAGTATCAAATCACAGAAGTATACTTGACCCACTTATTGTAGAAGTAGCTCTTCAAGACTCAAATATAACTGGTTCTTGGGTTGCAAAAAAAGAGCTATATAACTCTTTCTTTTTTGGAGCCTTCACTAGAAATGCAGGTTCAATTTTACTTGATAGAGAAGCTTCTAATATGTCAAAATTCTTCAAAGATACAAAAGAAGTAGTTAAACAAGGAAAATCCATTTATATTTTTCCAGAAGGAACAAGAAATAAAACAGATAATGTAATTGGGGAATTTAAAGAAGGTTCACGAATTATAGCCTTAAAAAATAGACTTCCCCTTCTTCCTGTATTTATAAAAAGTAATGCACATGATGTTTTAAAAGAAGCAATTATAAATAGAACAGAAAATTTAAGTATTCAAATTGAGATTGGTGATATTATTGAGTATAAAGATAAAACACCTTTAGAAGAAAACTATAAAAATAGATTTAATATAAAATAG
- a CDS encoding ATP-grasp domain-containing protein: MKKRTIGMWIYQNGGGKEIENQLRNKLLEREIDSITGVDLNKAIVSNGSILCDTYGNCNYDLKSSIDLFFSYNAGEQTPYQTYLYQALDKLMPTINNYEAFMLTEDKFQTSFLLKNNGIATADYEFFHKDNHLHLETIMDKWSSLVCKPLNGWGGQGLTKIDHNSDILLLKKSLEQLDLTKVYIEKLIDYDNTDYRVDIVDGNYIACYGRKAKKGDWKTNITSGGSIFLREPEDDVINLALKAAKITGLEIAGVDILYDREKEQYVVLEVNGIPAFATQEQESLGLSFNDKKIQHIVELIDHKTSLNI, from the coding sequence ATGAAAAAAAGAACTATAGGAATGTGGATTTACCAAAACGGTGGTGGAAAAGAAATTGAAAACCAACTAAGAAACAAACTACTTGAACGAGAAATAGATTCAATTACAGGTGTAGATTTAAATAAAGCAATTGTAAGTAATGGATCCATATTATGTGACACTTATGGCAATTGTAATTATGATTTAAAAAGTAGTATTGATCTATTTTTTTCTTATAATGCGGGTGAGCAAACTCCTTATCAAACTTATCTTTATCAAGCCCTAGATAAATTAATGCCAACTATTAATAACTATGAAGCATTTATGCTAACAGAAGATAAATTTCAAACATCATTTTTATTAAAAAACAATGGTATAGCAACTGCTGATTATGAATTTTTTCATAAAGACAATCATTTACATTTAGAGACTATTATGGATAAATGGTCAAGTTTAGTATGTAAACCTCTTAATGGATGGGGTGGTCAAGGTCTTACAAAAATTGATCATAATTCTGATATTTTACTTCTAAAGAAAAGTCTAGAACAATTAGATTTAACAAAAGTATATATAGAAAAACTTATTGACTATGATAATACAGATTATAGAGTAGATATAGTTGATGGAAATTATATAGCTTGTTATGGACGTAAAGCAAAAAAAGGTGATTGGAAAACAAATATTACAAGTGGGGGTTCAATTTTTTTAAGAGAACCAGAAGACGATGTAATAAACCTTGCACTTAAAGCTGCAAAAATCACAGGTTTAGAAATTGCCGGTGTTGATATATTATATGATAGAGAAAAAGAACAATATGTTGTTTTAGAAGTAAATGGTATCCCAGCTTTTGCAACACAAGAACAAGAATCTTTAGGGCTTAGTTTTAATGATAAAAAAATCCAACATATAGTTGAATTAATAGATCACAAAACTTCATTAAATATATAA
- a CDS encoding cold-shock protein: protein MADLNNGTVKWFNDEKGFGFIQPEDGSKDVFVHFKQVNRSGYGRVSLAEGQKVSYEVEDGQKGPQATNVTAL from the coding sequence ATGGCAGATTTAAATAACGGAACTGTTAAATGGTTCAATGATGAAAAAGGTTTTGGTTTTATCCAACCAGAAGATGGAAGCAAAGATGTATTCGTACATTTCAAACAAGTTAACAGAAGTGGTTACGGTAGAGTTTCATTAGCTGAAGGTCAAAAAGTATCTTACGAAGTAGAAGATGGTCAAAAAGGTCCTCAAGCTACTAACGTTACTGCTTTATAA
- a CDS encoding class I SAM-dependent methyltransferase → MKEFDPVAYKKMVREYQENDDPTGWFDSIYQDAQGDYKAVFWADLEPSPYLVDWLEKNPNKKTDKKAIVIGCGVGDDAEALSTFGYEVTAFDISQTAIDLCENRYPNSKVNYLVADLFDYPKEWSENFDLVYECNTIQVLPGKYRVQARKSISNLLCKNAFVLVSCRSRKQNEKENEIPLPLNKEEIDKFITEDKLKECSFLAYDDNQTPSVPHFFAIYQKI, encoded by the coding sequence ATGAAAGAATTTGATCCCGTAGCTTATAAGAAGATGGTAAGAGAATATCAAGAAAATGATGATCCAACTGGCTGGTTTGATTCTATTTATCAAGATGCACAAGGAGATTACAAAGCAGTATTTTGGGCTGACTTAGAACCTAGTCCATATTTAGTAGATTGGTTAGAAAAGAACCCCAATAAAAAAACAGACAAAAAAGCAATAGTTATTGGTTGTGGTGTTGGGGATGATGCTGAAGCACTAAGTACATTTGGTTACGAAGTTACAGCATTTGATATTTCACAAACTGCTATTGATTTATGTGAAAATAGATATCCAAATTCTAAAGTCAATTATTTAGTTGCGGATTTATTTGATTATCCAAAAGAATGGTCTGAGAATTTCGACTTAGTTTATGAATGTAATACAATTCAAGTTTTACCAGGTAAATATAGAGTACAAGCAAGAAAATCAATTTCTAATTTATTATGTAAAAATGCATTTGTTTTAGTTTCTTGTAGAAGTAGAAAGCAAAATGAGAAAGAAAATGAGATACCTTTACCTTTAAATAAAGAGGAAATTGATAAATTTATTACAGAAGATAAACTAAAAGAATGTAGTTTTTTAGCTTATGATGATAATCAAACACCAAGTGTTCCTCATTTTTTTGCAATTTATCAAAAGATTTAA
- a CDS encoding superoxide dismutase translates to MKHELMKLPFGYDDLEPFMSKETLMFHHDKHHQTYVNKLNELIIDTDFENMSIKEIIKKADGAIFNNAAQIYNHDFFWNGLTSKNTKLSLELEQSITQYFGLMEDFKKEFIKKAIGHFGSGWVWLVSDDMGKLKIITSDNAKTPMELGLKPLLVCDVWEHAYYIDYRNLRPEYLENWFKLINWNFVSENYKELKGLIKPNYIDDCNDNSAMCNYIETLIEEERVTS, encoded by the coding sequence ATGAAACATGAATTAATGAAATTACCATTTGGTTATGATGATCTTGAACCTTTTATGTCTAAAGAGACATTAATGTTTCATCATGATAAACATCACCAAACATATGTAAATAAATTAAATGAATTAATAATAGATACAGACTTTGAAAATATGAGTATAAAAGAAATCATTAAAAAAGCAGATGGAGCAATATTTAATAATGCTGCACAAATATATAATCATGATTTTTTCTGGAATGGTCTAACATCTAAAAATACAAAACTATCTTTAGAATTAGAACAGTCTATTACTCAATATTTTGGATTAATGGAAGATTTTAAAAAAGAGTTTATTAAAAAAGCAATTGGGCATTTTGGCTCAGGATGGGTATGGTTAGTTTCTGATGATATGGGAAAACTCAAAATCATCACAAGTGATAATGCTAAAACACCAATGGAATTAGGATTAAAACCTTTATTAGTATGTGATGTATGGGAACATGCTTATTATATTGATTATAGAAACCTAAGACCTGAGTATTTAGAAAATTGGTTTAAACTAATAAATTGGAATTTTGTATCTGAAAATTATAAAGAATTAAAAGGTTTAATTAAACCTAATTATATAGATGATTGTAATGATAATAGTGCTATGTGTAATTATATAGAAACACTAATAGAAGAAGAAAGAGTTACAAGCTAA
- a CDS encoding methyltransferase → MIEAILLLFLLLNLISIIIYTFKIGISPMPSSFKSRLQILNLLKDSSNNNIIDLGSGFGILSIFLASRLPDKNIIAYELSLVPWAISIILKKVLNIKNLHIYRKNYLKEDLHNSILVCYLFPKGMELLEDKLFDDCINTQIISNTFAFRNIKARDIIYIEDIYKTPIYTYKT, encoded by the coding sequence ATGATTGAAGCTATTTTATTACTATTCTTACTTCTTAATCTAATTAGTATAATCATATATACTTTTAAAATTGGAATCTCTCCAATGCCAAGCTCTTTTAAATCACGTTTACAAATTTTGAATTTATTAAAAGATAGTTCAAATAATAATATCATTGATTTAGGCAGTGGATTTGGGATACTTAGTATATTCTTAGCTTCAAGATTACCTGATAAAAATATTATTGCTTATGAATTATCATTAGTTCCTTGGGCAATATCTATAATATTAAAAAAAGTACTAAATATAAAAAACCTACATATATATAGAAAGAACTATTTAAAAGAAGATTTACATAACTCGATATTAGTATGTTACTTATTCCCAAAAGGAATGGAGTTATTAGAAGATAAACTTTTTGATGACTGTATAAATACACAAATAATAAGCAATACTTTTGCCTTTAGAAACATAAAAGCAAGAGACATTATATATATAGAGGATATTTATAAAACACCAATATATACATATAAAACATAA
- a CDS encoding DUF302 domain-containing protein produces MQYIEKSNKSVQEVVDTILATVPNYKFGVLHIHNVKETLKSKGVDFNKECQILDICNPAYAKQFLETDMSLSVIMPCKISVYTDEGLTTIAMNSLVQLVDDINPDLIELAQEVQEILLNIIEEVK; encoded by the coding sequence ATGCAATATATTGAGAAATCAAATAAATCTGTACAAGAAGTAGTTGATACTATTTTAGCTACTGTACCAAACTATAAATTTGGAGTTTTACATATTCATAATGTAAAAGAAACATTAAAATCAAAAGGTGTCGACTTCAATAAAGAGTGTCAAATCTTAGATATTTGTAATCCAGCTTATGCTAAGCAGTTTTTAGAAACAGATATGTCTTTATCTGTAATTATGCCATGTAAGATTTCAGTATATACAGATGAGGGACTAACTACAATTGCTATGAACTCATTAGTACAATTAGTTGACGATATTAATCCTGATTTAATTGAATTAGCTCAAGAAGTTCAAGAAATCTTACTTAATATAATTGAAGAAGTTAAATAA